A portion of the Pedobacter cryoconitis genome contains these proteins:
- a CDS encoding glycosyl hydrolase family 18 protein: MKQHLSIDDKILSSKKKVCNFLKKSTTAGLFILTAFSSCKKSEPGNSQSDNQSLSNSKTQVNFERNANASLTKPITIGYYPSWTEGWLNEDGKSAFTTLPTAVTHVFFAFAKPNLTYVKGSYNISTANTGLECYQATEGGLMLKRAVGILKQRGITVILSLGGETYWRAPENFNNINYQQIKDFVDDIGFGGIDWDFEPAGSFSESGNAANVAYLTRFITESRKLMPKSAGYIIATAPVGSGALGGLNNDDAASPFAYSKRNTITGESDSYLYSATDGTKSISLFGFSATGAMIPVIKAAGDKLDIIAYQAYNIGAAPNRKLMYDSYAYYANIYGFQLAHGTHVPNEPWGPYFEHTPQFEADLAKYIHDGGTQSRAGKNDGIMIWNLNLLSAKGTNYTGVTYLNVAKKVLNGQTTSAALANAFDYKNETPVIPTDPTNPTNPTNPGTENCGVAPYNAGIAYPAPGTKVYYNGKIYKNKWYVNPNELPEAGQWGPWEFVENCPK; encoded by the coding sequence ATGAAACAACATTTATCAATTGATGACAAAATATTGTCATCGAAAAAGAAAGTGTGCAATTTCTTAAAAAAGAGCACTACAGCAGGACTTTTTATACTAACCGCTTTTTCTTCCTGCAAAAAATCAGAGCCTGGAAATTCGCAATCAGACAACCAATCATTAAGCAATTCGAAAACACAAGTAAATTTCGAACGCAATGCTAACGCAAGTTTAACTAAGCCAATCACTATTGGCTACTATCCAAGCTGGACGGAAGGATGGTTAAATGAAGATGGAAAAAGTGCATTCACAACCTTACCAACTGCTGTAACACATGTTTTCTTTGCATTTGCCAAACCTAACCTGACGTATGTAAAGGGTTCTTATAATATTTCTACAGCAAATACCGGACTGGAATGCTACCAGGCAACTGAAGGCGGTTTGATGTTGAAACGTGCAGTTGGAATCTTGAAACAACGCGGTATCACAGTAATTTTATCATTAGGCGGTGAAACCTATTGGAGAGCTCCGGAAAACTTCAACAATATCAACTATCAGCAGATCAAAGATTTTGTAGATGATATAGGTTTTGGAGGGATTGATTGGGATTTTGAGCCTGCTGGTAGCTTTAGCGAATCAGGAAATGCAGCTAATGTAGCTTATTTAACCAGGTTCATTACCGAATCCAGGAAATTAATGCCAAAGTCGGCAGGCTATATTATCGCGACAGCACCTGTAGGATCAGGAGCATTAGGCGGATTAAACAATGATGATGCCGCATCTCCATTTGCTTATAGCAAAAGAAACACGATAACCGGCGAATCTGATAGCTACTTGTACAGTGCAACCGATGGAACAAAAAGCATCAGCTTATTTGGTTTCAGCGCAACTGGCGCAATGATTCCTGTAATCAAAGCAGCCGGAGATAAACTGGATATCATTGCTTATCAGGCTTACAATATCGGAGCAGCGCCTAACCGCAAGTTAATGTATGACTCTTACGCTTATTATGCCAACATCTACGGCTTCCAATTAGCACATGGTACGCACGTACCAAACGAACCATGGGGACCTTATTTTGAACACACCCCTCAATTTGAAGCTGATTTAGCAAAATACATCCATGATGGTGGTACACAAAGCAGAGCAGGTAAAAATGATGGTATTATGATTTGGAACCTTAACTTATTATCCGCAAAAGGAACGAATTATACTGGTGTTACTTATTTAAATGTGGCTAAGAAAGTTTTAAATGGACAAACTACATCAGCAGCACTTGCAAATGCATTTGACTATAAGAATGAGACACCAGTTATACCCACTGATCCAACTAATCCTACCAACCCAACCAATCCTGGCACTGAAAATTGTGGTGTAGCACCTTATAATGCAGGAATTGCTTATCCGGCACCTGGTACCAAAGTATATTACAATGGCAAAATATACAAAAACAAATGGTACGTAAATCCTAATGAATTACCAGAAGCCGGCCAATGGGGGCCCTGGGAGTTTGTAGAGAACTGCCCTAAGTAA
- the era gene encoding GTPase Era, which yields MSHKAGFVSIIGKPNVGKSTLMNALVGEKLSIITPKAQTTRHRILGIVNEEDSQIVFSDTPGIIKPRYGLQDSMMNFVKGALSDADLILFVTDINEQHDENDVLEKIINTTIPMIVLINKIDGATQEQVEEKQAYWQELLKPKHIYAISALHKYNLDGIMERILEYLPLHPPYYDKGDLTDKTQRFFVSEIIREKIFNNYQKEIPYSTEVVITSFKEEEKITRISAEIIVERDSQKNILIGKGGAMLKKVGTEARKDIEKFLDQKVFLETFVKVLPDWRSKKNYLKSFGYEN from the coding sequence ATGTCGCATAAAGCAGGTTTTGTAAGCATAATAGGAAAGCCAAATGTTGGTAAATCCACGTTAATGAATGCCCTGGTGGGGGAGAAGCTATCGATCATCACTCCGAAGGCCCAAACTACCCGTCACCGTATTCTTGGAATTGTCAATGAAGAAGATTCACAAATTGTTTTTTCTGACACACCCGGCATCATAAAACCCCGTTATGGACTACAGGATTCAATGATGAATTTTGTCAAAGGCGCATTAAGCGATGCAGATTTAATTTTATTCGTTACAGACATCAATGAACAACACGATGAAAACGACGTACTGGAAAAAATAATCAATACCACGATCCCTATGATTGTACTGATCAATAAAATTGACGGTGCAACCCAGGAGCAAGTAGAAGAGAAACAAGCCTACTGGCAGGAACTGTTAAAACCAAAACATATTTATGCAATCTCCGCCCTGCATAAATATAACCTGGATGGGATTATGGAAAGAATCTTAGAATACCTTCCCCTACACCCACCCTACTATGATAAAGGTGACCTGACAGATAAGACACAACGTTTCTTTGTTTCTGAAATTATCAGAGAGAAAATCTTCAACAACTACCAGAAAGAAATCCCTTACAGTACAGAAGTAGTGATCACCTCTTTTAAAGAAGAAGAGAAAATTACCAGGATCAGTGCAGAAATCATTGTAGAACGTGATTCTCAGAAAAACATTCTGATTGGTAAAGGCGGCGCTATGCTAAAAAAGGTTGGTACTGAAGCACGTAAGGATATTGAGAAATTTTTAGATCAGAAAGTCTTCCTTGAAACCTTCGTAAAGGTACTTCCGGACTGGCGTAGTAAAAAGAACTATTTAAAAAGTTTCGGGTACGAAAATTAA
- a CDS encoding alpha-galactosidase — protein MRKILAALLLFQASHLLAQDKITSLPVWKKTEETAKSRDWLINSTCKIAQVYRDITNKDIILSNGLIKRSFRLFPNLACTDFSNLSNGQQILRAVSPEAKLTINGKSYNVGGLYGQKQKAYLLTQWLDGLTANNSDFFFKSYQITPIVPFIKWKPAANEWASNRQQPTGKMLTFSFESDLPSLKGVLVNINYELYDGIPLICKWLSVENKGKQTIKLAQVINEIIAAHEEESTVDGNPKDIKTPHGIYVESNYAFNNSMNARLSDQTTHWNTDSTYTSQVNYNRKTPCLLEVYPPIGPSVEIAPRNTFKSIRTNELLLDSYDRDRNGLAQRKMYRKIAPWSTENPIFMHLISTDPKVVKTAVDQCAETGYEAIILSFGSGVDMEDQSEENIAKMKELVDYAHSKGILMGGYSLFSSRRINDQEDVIDPKTGKADVHAQFLHAPCLGSNWGLAYLDKIKAFIKKTGLDIFENDGPYPGDVCASTKHPGHMGLEDSQWAQIELQKGLYRWCNENGVYVNAPDWYFLDGTHKIALGYKEANFKLPRAEQAILNRQNIYDGTWEKSPSMSWGFVPLTEYGGGDAASTLEPLAEHQDSYELLMMQYYGAGIQACYRGPRLYDTPETKKLVTAVISWYKKYRSILNSDIIHLRRADGREWDGILHVNPSQKEKGLAMLYNPSEEKITRKITLPLYYTGLTGKAYIREKEGKAVSYTLDKNNQATYEVTIPANGYTWLVVK, from the coding sequence GTATGGAAAAAAACAGAAGAAACGGCTAAAAGCCGGGATTGGCTGATCAATAGTACCTGCAAAATAGCGCAAGTATATCGCGATATAACAAATAAAGATATCATTCTATCAAATGGGCTGATTAAAAGATCATTCCGTTTATTCCCGAATCTCGCCTGTACAGATTTTAGCAACCTAAGCAATGGACAGCAAATTTTAAGAGCAGTTAGCCCGGAAGCAAAATTAACAATCAATGGTAAGTCTTATAACGTTGGCGGATTATACGGTCAAAAGCAAAAGGCTTACCTTTTAACTCAATGGCTGGACGGATTGACTGCAAATAATTCAGATTTCTTTTTTAAATCTTATCAGATCACTCCTATTGTACCCTTTATAAAATGGAAGCCTGCTGCCAATGAGTGGGCATCCAACAGACAACAACCAACAGGAAAGATGCTTACGTTTTCTTTTGAATCCGATTTGCCTTCTTTAAAAGGGGTACTGGTTAATATAAACTATGAATTATATGATGGCATACCGCTGATTTGTAAATGGCTTAGCGTTGAAAATAAAGGAAAGCAAACCATCAAGTTAGCTCAAGTGATTAACGAGATCATTGCTGCACATGAAGAGGAATCTACAGTAGATGGAAATCCCAAAGACATCAAGACTCCGCACGGAATTTATGTAGAAAGTAATTACGCCTTTAACAATTCCATGAATGCCCGTTTATCGGATCAAACGACCCATTGGAACACAGATTCGACCTATACTTCGCAGGTTAACTATAACCGTAAAACACCATGTTTACTAGAGGTTTATCCGCCGATTGGTCCGAGCGTAGAAATTGCCCCTAGAAATACCTTCAAATCTATCAGAACCAATGAATTGCTGCTGGATAGCTATGACAGGGACAGAAATGGATTGGCACAGCGCAAGATGTATCGTAAAATCGCCCCTTGGTCAACAGAAAACCCAATCTTTATGCACCTGATCTCTACCGATCCAAAGGTAGTAAAAACTGCTGTCGATCAATGTGCAGAAACCGGCTATGAGGCTATTATCCTCAGTTTTGGCAGTGGAGTGGATATGGAAGACCAAAGCGAAGAAAACATAGCAAAAATGAAGGAATTGGTAGATTACGCGCATAGCAAAGGCATTCTGATGGGTGGATATTCATTATTTTCCAGCCGCCGGATTAATGATCAGGAAGATGTTATCGATCCTAAAACAGGAAAAGCAGATGTCCATGCTCAGTTTCTTCATGCACCTTGCCTGGGTTCAAACTGGGGCTTAGCTTATCTGGATAAGATTAAAGCATTTATCAAAAAAACAGGACTGGATATATTTGAGAATGACGGGCCATATCCTGGTGATGTTTGTGCATCGACAAAACACCCGGGCCATATGGGACTGGAAGATTCACAATGGGCACAAATAGAACTGCAGAAAGGGCTATATCGCTGGTGTAATGAAAATGGTGTTTATGTCAATGCGCCTGATTGGTATTTTCTGGATGGGACTCATAAAATAGCATTGGGGTATAAAGAAGCAAATTTCAAACTACCCAGGGCGGAACAAGCTATTTTAAACCGTCAGAATATCTATGACGGAACATGGGAGAAGAGCCCTTCTATGAGTTGGGGTTTCGTTCCATTAACTGAATATGGAGGTGGTGATGCGGCATCCACATTAGAACCGCTGGCAGAACATCAAGATTCCTATGAACTACTGATGATGCAATACTATGGAGCAGGGATACAAGCCTGTTACCGCGGCCCAAGGTTATACGATACGCCAGAAACGAAGAAATTGGTTACAGCTGTAATCAGCTGGTATAAGAAATACAGATCTATTTTAAATTCAGATATTATACACCTGCGCAGGGCTGATGGAAGAGAATGGGATGGAATTTTACATGTGAATCCAAGTCAAAAAGAAAAGGGATTGGCCATGCTATATAATCCTTCGGAAGAGAAAATTACCCGTAAAATTACATTGCCGCTTTATTATACGGGCCTTACTGGAAAAGCTTATATCAGAGAGAAAGAGGGCAAAGCCGTTTCCTATACTTTAGATAAAAATAATCAGGCAACTTATGAAGTAACCATACCGGCAAACGGATATACCTGGCTTGTTGTTAAATAG